In Terriglobia bacterium, one DNA window encodes the following:
- a CDS encoding M20/M25/M40 family metallo-hydrolase — MKSRFLCRNLLLFLLLAAVAGLLPGQEGAKKPDPLLSEDNLMAVMHSISSLTLFDYVKELSSEKYDGRLTGTPGFNKAAQWAADLFKRWNIKPGGDKGTYTQNFPNPYTLVLPGDEISLQISLENGDVVRKPYVFENDFFPGSTSDSGTVTAEVVYVGYGITAPELNYDEYKGVDTKGKFVLVEPEVPISPDREADEFKRWRPYSFHDYKVKNAKAHGAAGMVYNYHIANPNCVFVKDFLLTYVSPGVVNDIFAGTGKKHDALVERIRSAKETVSFATGKTVTIKNTTEYHPEGIGANVIGFLEGKDPVLKNEAIIIGGHLDGLGRNPELMPGANDNASAVAVTLGIAEALARSGIPLKRSVVFLLFGAEEQGVRGSEYYLAHPFIANDKIKGFINLETVGRGERISGGGGKNYPQLWEFIDRNNRKYIHRPVNAGFTANLARPRQDAAHFMWANIPTLSFGTSGGARLPFATYHTTHDSIDIITPDIMVDLARLIFLAAVEMANN; from the coding sequence ATGAAATCACGATTCCTGTGTCGAAACCTCCTTCTGTTCCTACTCCTGGCTGCTGTGGCCGGACTGCTTCCCGGGCAGGAAGGGGCAAAGAAGCCGGATCCGCTACTCAGTGAAGACAACCTCATGGCGGTCATGCACTCGATCTCGAGCCTCACGCTTTTTGATTATGTGAAGGAGTTGAGTTCGGAGAAGTATGACGGGAGATTGACCGGGACTCCCGGTTTCAACAAAGCGGCGCAGTGGGCTGCGGACCTGTTCAAGCGCTGGAACATCAAGCCCGGCGGCGACAAGGGCACTTATACGCAAAACTTTCCGAATCCCTACACGCTGGTGTTGCCCGGCGACGAGATCAGCCTGCAGATCAGTCTGGAAAATGGAGATGTGGTACGAAAACCTTACGTCTTTGAGAACGACTTTTTCCCGGGATCGACGTCCGACTCCGGCACTGTCACGGCTGAGGTGGTGTATGTGGGTTACGGCATCACTGCGCCCGAACTGAACTATGACGAATACAAGGGAGTCGACACGAAAGGGAAGTTTGTCCTGGTCGAGCCGGAGGTGCCCATCTCTCCGGATAGGGAAGCGGACGAGTTCAAACGCTGGCGGCCTTACTCGTTTCACGACTACAAGGTTAAGAATGCCAAGGCTCATGGCGCGGCGGGAATGGTCTATAACTATCATATAGCCAATCCCAACTGCGTGTTCGTCAAGGACTTCCTTTTGACCTACGTCAGTCCTGGGGTCGTAAATGACATTTTCGCCGGCACCGGCAAGAAGCATGATGCTCTCGTGGAACGTATTCGTTCGGCAAAGGAAACGGTATCGTTTGCGACTGGAAAGACGGTCACCATCAAGAACACAACGGAGTATCACCCGGAGGGAATCGGGGCCAATGTGATCGGCTTCCTGGAAGGGAAGGACCCGGTGCTGAAGAACGAGGCGATCATCATCGGGGGCCACCTCGACGGCTTGGGCCGAAATCCTGAGCTCATGCCTGGTGCTAACGACAATGCTTCTGCTGTGGCTGTGACGCTTGGGATCGCCGAGGCGCTTGCGCGATCCGGGATTCCGCTCAAGCGGTCGGTGGTCTTTCTCCTGTTCGGTGCGGAAGAGCAGGGTGTAAGAGGCTCGGAATACTACCTGGCGCACCCGTTCATTGCCAACGACAAGATCAAAGGGTTCATCAATCTGGAAACCGTCGGCCGGGGCGAACGCATCAGCGGAGGAGGCGGCAAGAACTATCCGCAACTGTGGGAGTTCATTGATCGCAACAACCGCAAGTATATCCACCGTCCAGTGAACGCGGGTTTCACGGCCAATCTTGCGCGACCGCGCCAGGATGCCGCCCACTTCATGTGGGCCAACATCCCGACACTTTCCTTCGGCACCTCGGGCGGGGCCCGGTTGCCGTTTGCCACCTACCATACCACGCACGACTCGATCGACATCATAACGCCGGATATCATGGTCGACCTGGCGCGCCTGATCTTCCTGGCCGCTGTCGAAATGGCCAACAATTAG
- a CDS encoding 4Fe-4S binding protein → MKRKIIRIDEEKCNGCGLCLPGCPEGALQIINGKARLISDLFCDGLGACLGHCPEGAITIEEREAVPYDERQVIAGIARQGRAVIDAHLKHLREHNEMAFLQQALEYLREQGLIASPGNAGSKPTPAARKPGGCPGSQVVSFGTRNEGGDPRQTGLQPSRLTHWPIQLHLISPQASHFHGSDLLLAADCVAFALGGFHEDHLKGKTLAIACPKLDNGQEIYLEKLTSLVDVAEVKSLTVMIMQVPCCAGLLHLARRAVEQAGRKVPIHFLVVGLRGEILQQGSL, encoded by the coding sequence ATGAAGCGGAAAATCATCAGAATTGACGAAGAAAAATGTAACGGATGCGGGCTTTGCCTTCCCGGCTGTCCCGAAGGGGCGCTGCAGATTATCAACGGGAAGGCCCGGCTGATCAGCGACCTCTTCTGCGATGGTTTGGGCGCCTGCCTGGGACATTGTCCCGAGGGTGCCATCACGATCGAGGAGCGCGAGGCCGTTCCCTATGACGAGCGCCAGGTGATCGCAGGCATCGCCAGGCAGGGTCGGGCAGTGATCGACGCCCACCTCAAGCACCTCAGGGAGCACAACGAGATGGCGTTTCTGCAGCAGGCGCTTGAATATCTGCGTGAACAAGGCCTGATCGCGAGCCCGGGTAATGCGGGCAGCAAGCCGACCCCTGCGGCGCGTAAACCCGGCGGCTGCCCGGGCTCGCAGGTTGTGAGCTTCGGTACTCGCAACGAGGGAGGCGATCCGCGCCAGACAGGATTGCAGCCATCCCGGCTCACACACTGGCCCATACAGCTCCACCTCATTTCCCCGCAGGCATCTCACTTTCACGGATCCGACCTGCTGCTGGCAGCAGATTGTGTAGCCTTTGCGCTGGGAGGCTTCCATGAAGATCACTTGAAAGGCAAAACCCTCGCCATCGCATGCCCGAAGTTGGACAACGGGCAGGAGATCTATCTCGAGAAGCTCACAAGCCTCGTCGATGTTGCAGAGGTGAAGAGCCTCACAGTGATGATCATGCAGGTTCCCTGCTGCGCCGGGCTCCTGCATCTCGCTCGCCGGGCTGTGGAACAAGCCGGCCGCAAAGTGCCGATCCACTTCTTGGTCGTCGGTCTGCGCGGGGAGATCCTGCAGCAGGGTTCCCTGTAA
- a CDS encoding radical SAM protein — MHKVPFTESLRIIARGSLNWIAERPIVVSFEVTDSCTCFCKHCDHGGPRDDSQNLKPRDYRRYMDVLRPSVVQVSGGEPLLRADLIEIVRNIKRPSGLPYTILVSNWSLMTKERYLALRNAGIDQFSVSLDFPDERHDRFRQLKGLYRRLNEIIPTLAALGHDDIVLNNCITSENVWEINAVADKAREWGVNVSFSAYSPRRTGCRDYFLNAPEQLAILKQELDLIKARMGDTRWVANSESTIDATRRYFENGRAPGCKAGLRFLVVTSDGSLQPCSMQFKRYRLLEQARMVSEFTQHNTCDECYVSIRSYLDKNFPQILRENVAGFFSFGTRSNSC; from the coding sequence ATGCACAAAGTCCCCTTTACCGAATCGCTCAGAATCATCGCACGCGGATCGCTGAACTGGATCGCCGAGCGCCCGATCGTGGTCTCATTCGAGGTAACTGATTCATGCACTTGCTTTTGCAAGCATTGTGACCACGGCGGCCCCAGAGACGATTCGCAAAACTTGAAACCGAGGGATTATCGCCGCTACATGGATGTGTTGCGCCCCAGCGTAGTACAGGTTTCGGGGGGCGAACCCCTCCTGCGCGCTGATCTGATTGAGATCGTGCGCAACATCAAGAGACCGTCAGGGCTTCCCTATACCATCCTGGTTTCGAACTGGTCGCTCATGACGAAAGAGCGCTATCTGGCGCTGAGAAATGCCGGCATTGATCAGTTCTCCGTCAGTCTCGATTTTCCGGATGAGCGCCACGACCGGTTCCGCCAACTTAAAGGCTTGTACCGGCGCTTGAACGAGATCATTCCCACCCTGGCTGCGCTCGGCCACGACGATATCGTATTGAACAACTGCATTACCAGCGAGAATGTCTGGGAGATCAACGCTGTTGCCGATAAAGCGCGCGAGTGGGGAGTCAACGTCAGCTTCAGCGCCTATTCTCCGCGGCGCACCGGTTGCCGCGACTACTTCCTCAATGCCCCGGAGCAATTGGCGATTCTGAAACAGGAACTGGACTTGATAAAAGCGCGGATGGGCGATACCCGCTGGGTGGCCAATTCCGAAAGCACCATCGATGCGACCAGGCGCTACTTCGAGAACGGCAGAGCCCCCGGCTGCAAGGCCGGATTGCGTTTTCTGGTAGTAACCAGCGATGGCTCGCTGCAGCCCTGCTCGATGCAATTCAAGCGTTACCGACTCCTGGAACAGGCTCGCATGGTAAGTGAATTCACCCAGCACAACACCTGCGACGAGTGTTACGTTTCCATTCGCTCCTACCTGGATAAGAACTTTCCCCAGATCCTGCGCGAAAACGTCGCAGGTTTCTTCTCCTTCGGAACCCGGTCGAACTCCTGCTGA
- a CDS encoding DUF6029 family protein: protein MKWGVVPWTVMLFCLSGNAQENKPTFLFTNDFTYQRNALATGPNQFYNSSSLFVKWANWATGLTLRGHNFYKQSSDWTLPKAQYDVFRKYAQYATDSFEIQAGDFHSVLGRGLVLSVLQNEKAFRDRTVLGGDFHYHARGWDFRTLGGSVEDELEQQKWQVAGGEAVRDYYKGNRIGVHASFIHDSNTFQQLGDRLAWSVSWSADKFPGGFSYYAEISRLNFRDPFLMDGSGYYANLGWTRNNVSLLFEYKKYKNFSNELNNPPSADRGDEASDLNDSETFRLYSQYSFFNPDIIPFVSIGRVQEAGVVGPQVYAGLNATELWGKLDGSFSYGLKDVFYPVKITEGHILYRLTDAVAVDLSSRDKRYTQRYYQFNETDYFSQVSWAPHGAVFFQKQYSRQPIDGRNHFHSGGFRINLKRDSYFEFSTGAMRGGEVCSSGQCIFLPPFRGWKVGLFTMFR, encoded by the coding sequence ATGAAATGGGGCGTGGTTCCATGGACGGTGATGCTCTTCTGCCTGAGTGGAAATGCCCAGGAGAATAAGCCCACTTTTCTGTTCACCAACGATTTTACTTATCAAAGGAACGCGCTCGCCACCGGGCCCAATCAGTTTTACAACTCATCCTCATTATTTGTGAAGTGGGCTAACTGGGCAACCGGCTTGACTCTGCGCGGCCACAATTTCTACAAGCAGTCATCCGACTGGACGTTACCGAAGGCTCAGTACGACGTGTTCCGGAAGTACGCACAGTACGCGACGGACAGCTTTGAAATCCAGGCCGGCGATTTCCACTCCGTGCTTGGCCGCGGGTTGGTTCTGTCGGTGTTGCAGAACGAAAAGGCATTCCGCGACCGGACGGTCCTCGGCGGCGATTTTCATTACCATGCGCGCGGCTGGGATTTTCGAACGCTCGGCGGGAGTGTCGAGGACGAGTTGGAGCAGCAGAAATGGCAGGTTGCGGGAGGCGAGGCCGTTCGTGATTACTACAAGGGCAACCGCATCGGTGTCCACGCCAGCTTTATCCACGACTCGAACACGTTTCAGCAGCTGGGCGACCGGCTGGCCTGGTCCGTCAGCTGGAGCGCAGACAAATTTCCGGGAGGCTTCAGCTACTATGCGGAAATCAGCCGGCTGAATTTTCGGGACCCGTTCCTGATGGACGGTTCCGGGTACTACGCCAACCTGGGCTGGACGCGCAACAACGTCTCCCTTCTCTTCGAATACAAGAAGTACAAGAATTTCAGCAACGAGCTCAACAATCCTCCGTCGGCGGATCGAGGAGACGAGGCGAGCGATCTGAACGATTCGGAGACCTTCCGGCTGTATTCTCAGTATTCATTCTTCAATCCCGACATCATCCCGTTTGTAAGCATAGGCCGGGTCCAGGAAGCCGGCGTGGTTGGCCCTCAGGTGTACGCGGGCTTGAACGCCACGGAGCTCTGGGGAAAACTGGATGGTTCCTTCAGCTACGGTCTCAAGGATGTCTTCTACCCTGTGAAGATCACCGAAGGGCATATCCTGTACCGGCTCACCGATGCAGTTGCCGTCGATTTGTCATCGCGCGACAAGCGATATACTCAACGCTACTATCAATTCAACGAGACCGACTATTTTTCGCAGGTCTCATGGGCTCCCCACGGAGCGGTCTTTTTTCAAAAACAATATTCCCGGCAGCCGATTGACGGCCGGAATCACTTTCACAGCGGCGGATTCCGAATCAACCTGAAGAGGGATTCCTACTTCGAATTCTCCACGGGCGCCATGCGCGGCGGAGAGGTGTGCTCCTCGGGACAGTGCATTTTTCTGCCTCCGTTCCGCGGGTGGAAGGTCGGCCTTTTCACAATGTTCCGATAG
- a CDS encoding TlpA family protein disulfide reductase, whose translation MKWTAGLAAGLLLLTTARAGILPGFSLQDLNGSQFNTRDHVGKEVMVISFWATWCVPCKQLLTKLDKIKKEHPAIRIIAISTDDSSTMVGVRPYIAGKKFDFTVLLDIDGKVIQMFDPEKKVPFTLVVDKAGSIVYSRTGYLPGDEKEIQKIIEGLNR comes from the coding sequence ATGAAATGGACGGCTGGATTGGCAGCGGGACTGCTATTATTGACAACTGCTCGGGCGGGAATCCTTCCTGGTTTTTCCTTGCAGGACCTCAACGGGTCACAGTTCAACACCCGCGACCACGTCGGCAAGGAAGTCATGGTGATCAGCTTCTGGGCGACCTGGTGTGTCCCCTGCAAGCAGCTGCTGACCAAACTGGACAAAATCAAAAAGGAGCACCCTGCCATCCGGATCATCGCCATCTCGACGGATGATTCCAGCACCATGGTCGGCGTCAGGCCCTATATTGCGGGGAAAAAGTTCGACTTCACGGTTCTGCTGGATATCGACGGCAAAGTCATCCAGATGTTCGATCCCGAGAAGAAGGTGCCCTTCACATTGGTGGTCGACAAGGCCGGCAGCATCGTCTACTCCCGCACGGGTTATCTTCCGGGCGACGAAAAGGAAATACAGAAAATCATAGAGGGCTTGAACCGATGA